The following coding sequences lie in one Thermosulfuriphilus ammonigenes genomic window:
- a CDS encoding HNH endonuclease translates to MLLDEEHIRREKHKARRLRATKWWRRRCAIGRCYYCGRRVPPKELTMDHVIPISRGGLSVKENLVPACKECNNKKKYLLPIEWEEYLCRIRSGNPEKEESS, encoded by the coding sequence ATGCTTCTGGATGAAGAACATATTCGTCGTGAAAAACACAAGGCTCGGCGCCTGCGGGCTACCAAATGGTGGCGGCGACGTTGCGCCATTGGCCGATGTTATTATTGTGGCCGTCGGGTACCACCTAAAGAATTAACCATGGATCACGTGATTCCTATTTCTCGAGGGGGACTCTCCGTCAAGGAGAATTTAGTGCCCGCCTGTAAAGAGTGTAATAACAAGAAAAAGTATCTCCTACCGATAGAGTGGGAGGAATATCTCTGCAGGATAAGGAGTGGGAATCCTGAGAAGGAGGAATCTTCATGA
- the proC gene encoding pyrroline-5-carboxylate reductase, giving the protein MAKIGFIGGGQMAEALVRGILTAKVAKAREIFISEPQKERRDYLKKNYGVIIVSENKEILAKVETVILAVKPQVLAEVLTEIAPAVEERHLIISIAAGIPLSFLESRLPEGTRVIRVMPNTPALVLEGMSVLSPGASATEKDLDQAQQIFSAIGEALCLPEVYLDAVTGLSGSGPAYVFAFIEGLIDAGVRVGLPRPQAEKLVIQTVLGAARLAKETGKDPYQLKAMVTSPGGTTIAGLQKMEKAGFKGVLFEAVEAATRRSQELAKEVK; this is encoded by the coding sequence ATGGCGAAGATAGGATTCATCGGAGGGGGGCAAATGGCCGAGGCCCTGGTAAGAGGAATCCTGACCGCTAAGGTGGCCAAGGCTAGAGAGATTTTTATCTCCGAGCCTCAAAAAGAGCGCCGGGATTATCTTAAAAAGAACTATGGGGTAATCATTGTCTCCGAGAATAAAGAGATTTTGGCCAAGGTGGAGACAGTTATTCTGGCTGTAAAACCCCAGGTTCTGGCCGAAGTGCTTACGGAGATTGCCCCTGCTGTAGAAGAAAGACACCTGATCATCTCTATCGCTGCCGGGATTCCCCTTTCCTTTTTAGAGTCCAGGCTTCCCGAGGGGACTCGGGTTATCCGGGTCATGCCCAATACTCCGGCTTTAGTTCTTGAGGGCATGAGTGTCCTTTCTCCTGGAGCCTCGGCTACGGAAAAGGATCTAGATCAGGCCCAACAGATCTTTTCGGCTATTGGTGAAGCCCTTTGCCTCCCGGAAGTCTATTTGGACGCCGTAACCGGTCTGTCTGGATCTGGACCGGCCTATGTCTTTGCCTTTATCGAGGGCCTTATTGATGCCGGGGTGAGGGTGGGGTTGCCTCGGCCTCAGGCTGAGAAACTAGTTATTCAGACTGTCCTTGGGGCTGCTCGCTTGGCCAAGGAAACCGGCAAAGATCCTTACCAACTAAAGGCCATGGTCACTTCTCCTGGAGGCACCACTATCGCAGGTCTTCAAAAGATGGAAAAGGCAGGCTTTAAAGGGGTTTTGTTTGAGGCCGTGGAGGCGGCTACCAGACGTTCCCAAGAGTTGGCTAAAGAAGTAAAATGA
- a CDS encoding ComEA family DNA-binding protein, producing the protein MKGLRSLVVAWLFVFFLATGALAGTNLNTASAAELELLPGIGPKTAQAIVEYRKAHGPFKSIDELLKVKGIGSKKLEKIRPLVTVED; encoded by the coding sequence ATGAAAGGTTTACGTTCTCTGGTCGTTGCGTGGTTGTTTGTCTTCTTTCTGGCTACTGGGGCCTTGGCCGGAACCAATCTCAACACGGCTTCGGCTGCCGAACTGGAGCTTCTTCCAGGCATTGGCCCCAAGACTGCTCAGGCCATTGTAGAGTACCGTAAGGCCCACGGCCCCTTTAAATCCATTGACGAGCTCCTAAAAGTTAAAGGAATCGGTTCTAAAAAGTTAGAAAAGATAAGACCACTTGTGACCGTGGAAGACTGA
- a CDS encoding DNA-directed RNA polymerase subunit alpha — MSEQKIPFYRNWRELIKPKGLVIDEDSQLPAYGKFIIEPLERGFGVTLGNALRRVLLSSLQGAAITSVKIDGVEHEFTSLPGVVEDITDIVLNLKGVRIRMLREAPKTITLDKQGPGEVKAGDIQTDEEIEIMNPDHHLATLTKDGRLKMEMLVKWGKGYVPAERNKEEEMPIGVIPIDAIFSPIKKVNFNVTLARVGRITDYDRLVLEVWTDGTVSADDAVAYAAKILKEQLNVFINFDEATAEPAIPEEAEEEVPSYLEHLNKRVDELELSVRSANCLKNANINYIGELVQKTEAEMLKTKNFGRKSLNEIKEILASMGLKFGMKLDNWTPPTQEKEETKEKEGAS; from the coding sequence ATGTCTGAGCAAAAAATTCCATTTTATCGAAACTGGCGGGAACTAATTAAGCCCAAAGGGCTGGTCATTGACGAAGACAGTCAGCTTCCGGCTTATGGAAAGTTTATCATTGAACCCTTAGAAAGAGGATTTGGGGTTACCCTTGGTAATGCCTTAAGAAGGGTTCTGCTTTCCTCTCTTCAAGGAGCGGCCATTACCTCCGTTAAGATAGACGGGGTAGAGCATGAATTTACTAGTCTTCCTGGAGTAGTGGAGGATATCACCGATATTGTTCTTAACCTTAAAGGGGTAAGGATCCGAATGCTTCGGGAAGCCCCCAAGACGATTACCCTTGACAAACAGGGGCCGGGAGAAGTTAAGGCCGGTGATATCCAGACGGATGAAGAGATTGAGATTATGAACCCGGATCACCATCTAGCTACTCTTACTAAAGATGGCCGCCTGAAGATGGAGATGTTGGTCAAGTGGGGTAAGGGATATGTTCCGGCGGAGAGGAATAAAGAAGAAGAGATGCCCATAGGGGTTATCCCTATTGATGCCATTTTTTCTCCTATTAAGAAGGTAAACTTCAATGTGACTCTAGCCAGAGTGGGGCGTATAACTGATTATGACCGCTTGGTCCTTGAAGTCTGGACAGACGGGACTGTTTCTGCCGACGATGCTGTGGCTTACGCCGCCAAAATCCTTAAGGAACAACTCAATGTCTTTATAAACTTTGATGAAGCCACGGCAGAGCCAGCCATCCCTGAAGAGGCCGAGGAGGAGGTTCCTTCTTATCTGGAACACCTAAATAAACGGGTGGATGAGCTGGAGCTTTCTGTTCGTTCGGCTAATTGTCTAAAAAATGCCAATATAAACTACATTGGTGAGCTGGTTCAGAAAACAGAAGCCGAAATGCTTAAGACCAAAAACTTTGGTCGTAAATCGCTTAATGAGATTAAAGAGATTTTGGCCTCTATGGGGCTTAAATTTGGCATGAAGCTAGACAACTGGACTCCTCCAACCCAAGAAAAAGAAGAGACCAAAGAGAAGGAAGGTGCTTCCTAA
- the rpsD gene encoding 30S ribosomal protein S4 produces MGRYLGPRCRLCRREGMKLFLKGERCYTDKCSFERRSYPPGQHGQAQVRAKMSDYGIRLREKQKVKRMYGLSEKQFRRYFDEADRLKGLTGTNLLVLLERRLDNVVYRLGFASSRRQARQLVRHGHILVNGRKVNIPSFLVKVGDVIEVREKSRQNPFVKESLEGVARRGVPQWLELDPDGFKGVIKALPVREDITLPIQEQLIVEFYSR; encoded by the coding sequence TTGGGCCGTTATTTAGGACCAAGGTGTCGTTTGTGTCGTCGGGAGGGAATGAAGCTCTTCCTTAAGGGGGAGCGTTGTTATACGGATAAGTGTTCTTTTGAACGGAGGAGTTATCCTCCGGGGCAACATGGTCAGGCTCAGGTTCGGGCCAAGATGTCTGACTATGGGATCCGGCTTCGAGAAAAACAGAAAGTTAAACGGATGTATGGTCTTTCGGAGAAGCAGTTCCGACGCTACTTTGATGAGGCAGACCGTCTCAAGGGTCTTACCGGAACGAACCTTCTGGTTCTTTTGGAGCGTCGTCTGGACAATGTTGTCTATCGTCTTGGCTTTGCCAGCTCCCGACGTCAAGCTCGTCAGCTCGTTCGTCACGGGCACATTCTGGTTAATGGCCGCAAGGTAAATATTCCTTCCTTTTTGGTGAAGGTGGGGGATGTGATCGAAGTAAGGGAAAAAAGTCGTCAAAACCCCTTTGTTAAGGAGTCTCTGGAGGGGGTAGCCAGAAGAGGGGTTCCCCAGTGGCTGGAACTTGATCCCGATGGTTTTAAGGGAGTGATCAAGGCCCTTCCTGTTCGGGAAGATATTACCTTGCCCATCCAGGAACAGCTCATCGTTGAGTTCTACTCACGATAA
- the rpsK gene encoding 30S ribosomal protein S11: MARKRRKREKKNIPEGVAHIQASFNNTIVTITDKQGNTVAWASGGTEGFKGSRKGTPYAAQLAAQAAARKAQDQGMRKVAVYVKGPGPGREAALRALQAAGFQITLIKDVTPIPHNGCRPPKRRRV; encoded by the coding sequence ATGGCCAGGAAACGTCGTAAAAGAGAAAAGAAAAATATACCTGAGGGAGTAGCTCATATTCAGGCCTCGTTTAATAATACCATTGTTACCATTACGGATAAGCAGGGCAATACTGTGGCCTGGGCCAGTGGCGGGACAGAGGGGTTTAAAGGTTCCCGTAAAGGGACTCCTTATGCCGCTCAGCTTGCTGCTCAGGCTGCGGCTCGGAAGGCCCAGGATCAAGGGATGCGAAAGGTGGCTGTTTATGTCAAAGGGCCGGGGCCAGGGCGAGAGGCCGCTTTGCGGGCCCTTCAGGCGGCTGGATTCCAGATCACTTTAATTAAGGACGTCACGCCCATTCCCCACAATGGTTGTCGCCCACCCAAGAGAAGACGGGTGTAG
- the rpsM gene encoding 30S ribosomal protein S13, whose translation MPRIAGVDVPDNKKICIALTYIYGIGHTLAQKILTRAGVDWNKKTKDLTDEELTKIRSLIEHEYKVEGDLRREVSMNIKRLMDMGCYRGLRHRLGLPVRGQKTRSNARTRKGPRRSIIGKRKKGK comes from the coding sequence TTGCCTCGGATAGCTGGAGTTGACGTCCCAGACAACAAAAAAATTTGTATTGCTCTTACCTATATCTACGGAATTGGTCATACCCTGGCCCAGAAGATTCTAACCCGAGCCGGGGTAGATTGGAATAAAAAGACCAAAGACCTTACTGATGAGGAGCTAACCAAGATCAGGTCCCTTATTGAGCATGAGTACAAGGTGGAGGGTGATCTCCGCCGTGAAGTCTCTATGAACATTAAGCGCCTCATGGATATGGGCTGTTACCGAGGTCTTAGGCACAGATTAGGTCTACCTGTTCGTGGTCAAAAGACTCGATCTAATGCCCGGACAAGAAAGGGACCTCGCCGTTCCATAATCGGCAAGAGAAAGAAGGGCAAATAA
- the rpmJ gene encoding 50S ribosomal protein L36 — translation MKVRASVKKRCRKCRIIKRKGIVRVICENPRHKQRQG, via the coding sequence ATGAAAGTTAGAGCGTCGGTGAAAAAGCGCTGTCGTAAATGTCGAATTATTAAGCGTAAGGGTATAGTGCGGGTGATCTGTGAGAATCCGCGTCATAAACAAAGACAGGGTTAA
- the infA gene encoding translation initiation factor IF-1: protein MPKEEAIVVEGTVVETLPNAMFRVELDNGHKVLAHISGRMRMHYIRILPGDRVTVELSPYDLTRGRIVYRGKKPQ from the coding sequence ATGCCCAAGGAAGAGGCTATTGTAGTGGAAGGGACAGTGGTTGAGACCTTGCCTAATGCCATGTTCAGGGTGGAGCTTGACAATGGTCACAAGGTCTTAGCCCACATTTCCGGACGAATGAGGATGCACTATATCCGTATTCTTCCTGGAGATCGGGTGACAGTTGAACTTTCCCCTTATGATTTGACTCGGGGGCGGATTGTTTACCGGGGTAAGAAGCCCCAGTAA